The Pochonia chlamydosporia 170 chromosome 3, whole genome shotgun sequence genome contains the following window.
CACAAGAGGAGCAAAGTATCCCTAGCATTGTGCCTATGCGGCGAGGTCGTCCTGCAGCATCTCCCGGGCCTCAGAAGCAAGAGGCATCACGAAAAGTCACAGATGGCGATCCATTCGCAGCTCTTGACGCGAACAGTGCCAGAAAAGCAGCCGTCGACACTGATGAGTTATCTTCACGATTCCCAACCTTGGATCAATTCTCTCTTCTGCATGACAAGGGATCGAAATTTGATTTCGACTCATCGGCTAGATCGCCACAGTCTCAAAATGCTCCTGCCATCCAGCACATTGCCGAGCGTATTGCCGACGAAGCGTTTGCCTCGCTGCAAAAGCCTTCCGTCGAGCAAACTCCATCTTCACGGCCACATTCTGTTACTCCCACCACGCACCACCCCAATCAAAGCTCATCTCCAGCTGCTGACAGACCACCATCGAAAGCCCCTTCCGCACCCGCAAAGGCAGAACCCAACCAACTCAGCCGCGCATCTTCAATAATTAGTAGCAACCCCGAGCTGAGAGCTCTTTCATCCCAATCTAACTCCAAATATGTCTCAACCGGAACGATGACGTCCGAACTTTCTTCCAggacaccaacaccacaaatTGAGAAGCGTCCAGAGCAAAGGGGCCCTGAACGAACTTCTTCCCATGCAAACCTGGACACTTTGCCCATTCATGCCCGCCCGGCGCACCTGAGGCAACCATCCCTCTCTTCGCGCCCGTCCCTGGAGGATCAGCGTAGCCAAGTTCACACAGCGGATTCCGCACTGCGGTCAGGATCACCCCTCAGCCGACCACGTCCAGCAAGCACCAGTTTTGAGTCGAGCACTTTGGACTTCTTGAGGGAAAAGGAGTTGGCCAGGTCAACGAACCTGGCAGCGCAAGCATCGAACCAGCTTCCGCAGCGAGGGGGTGTTGTAACCCAGCAGGATAAGACAGATGCCAAAACGCGAGTGGACGAGGACCTATTGTTGGATATTGCCGATTCACCAGTAACAACACGAGACGAGCAAGCCGATATCAGTCGGAGATCAACCGTAGCTGCTGCggcaccaaagaaactgGCTGGCAAGTTTGGTGATGCCTTCAACCGATTTGAAGGATCGACACCCCGTGAAGCTAGTGCTAAGACACAACCCGAATCCTCGCAAAAGGCAACCGCCCGATCTGATAACACCGCCGCGCCTAGACCAGATCCTGCCGTCGGTGGCCCAAGTACCAATGCGCTAATCGATATTGATGAGGATAATATGACACCAGAGATGAGGAGGGAGCTGGAAAGGCAGAagcttgaagaggaagagcagcgagttgctgctgctcaagCTGAATATCGAAACCGGGCTGTGTCTTCTGGCAAGCCTGTGCCCGGGCCAAAGAACGTTAGTGGCACGCCGCGGACAACGAGTACGATCCAAAGCCGTGTTCAGAGTTTGCTCAGCGAGGACCAGAAACCGTCCAATGTTCAAAGGACTGCACATGGTTATGGTAAATATACGGATGATCAGCCTGGAGGGTCACCGTCTCCTAAACCAGTGTCAACTATTACCCGCAAGCCAGTGgccaccaagccaaaagCTGGTATCCCACTCAATGGCACTGGATCTACGGTCACAACCTCGTACTCAATGCCAGCACCGTCACAGCCAAAGTCTACAGGGACAAAGCCGCctgcgccaaagaagaagcctACGCATCTCAACAGCTTTCCAACTGGAGCCCGGCCGCCATCACCAGTTCAGCACAACCAGACGGCTCAGTCCGAGATTGCCATGGACCTTCCTGGCCAACCAGTTCTGGAAATGTCGGCCCAAGATAAGCAAGACTATATTGAAGATTTCACAAAGCGATTTCCCAGTTTAAGTTCGATAGAGATGGAATCCCAAAGGGGTCGTGGAATCGGACCACGACAATGAGCAACGTGGGCTGGGTGGGCCATGTGATTTATTGTCATGATAGCATAAGCATATAAATGAACAAAGTGCCTCGCACATTTACGACTCAATCAAAGTTTCAATTGCTAATTGATGTTGACTGGCCTTCTCTCGTGAACGACGTTCATACACCACAGCTCTACTGCTATTATAACATGGGTCGTGGGGTGAGTCGGTCACGACCCACACAGCCTTATCTTATCGGTGGCTTTCATacttttttttcctttgcacttgacagcatcgaCGACCATAGCTTACATCAACGTCCACCATTACTTACAAGAAAGTcacaaaatggccaaaagAAAGAGACAAGCCGTCAACGGCAGCGAGCCTAGAGTCGCAGACGCCGCACCGTCCAAAAAATCTAAAGCGACCGCGCCCACAACAAAATCTAAGCCATCCCGATCCCTCCAGCCAGAGACGCTGCAGATCGTGGTAGGATCCTACGACCAAGTCCTCCACGGCTTAACCGCTACGGTGTCCAACGAAAAGGCCGAATTCGCAGATACTTTCCTCTTCAACGCCCACAACTCCGCTATTCGATGCGTAGCTGTATCCCCGCCGTCAGCGCCTGTCCCCGGCCAAACGCAAAAGGTGCTCCTAGCCTCGGGAAGCACAGACGAACGaatcaacatcttcaatctATCAGCACACCCTCCGAGTAGGAAGAACCAAGATCTTCTAGCCAAGGTTGCACCACGGCCGATTCTCGAGAACCCCAAGAACAGAGAACTGGGGACGCTGTTACACCACACGTCAACGGTGACGGCCCTTCGATTTCCGTCGAGATCAAAACTTCTCACCGCGAGTGAAGACTCGACTATTGCGGTTGCTAGGACGAGAGATTGGTCGGTATTGAGTACCATTAAAGCGCCTATTCCACAGCCTCAGGGGAGACCGAGCGGTGATACTGCGCCATTCGGCGGCACACCCTCTGGTGTGAATGACTTTGCTATTCATCCTAGCATGAAGCTGATGATTAGCGTGAGCAAGGGAGAAAAATGCATGCGGCTGTGGAACTTGGTTACGGGAAAGAaggctggcgttttgggtTTCAGCAGGGACATGCTGTATGAGATTGGGGAGGGACGACACTCTACTGGAGAAGGGCGGAAGGTTGTCTGGGGAAATGTGGATGGTGCGGATGAGTTTGCGGTAGGGTTTGACCGCGATGTGGTGGCCTTTGGGATGGACAGCGTGCCCAAGTGTCGCGTTATGACGGGACAAAGAACAAAGGTCCACCAATTTACATATCTTACGGCCGATGAGACGTCATTGTTGGCAGTTTCCACCGAGGACGGAAGGATTCTATTCTTTTCTACAAAGGAGGATGATTTATCACCGCCTGAGGAagccaatggcaagaaagGAACGCTACCTAATGCCAAGTTGGTGGGCTTTGTGGGTGGGAAGCCAGAGGGAGTGTCCGGACGGATAAAAGATATCGTTGTTTTACCAAGCACGCTTAATGAGGGGGTTTTGTACTTGGTCGGAGCAAGTAGCGAGGGCAAAATTCGCGTTTGGACGCTACAAGCAAAGAAgttggctgcggctgctACGAAGGGGAACGCTGCTGAGAAACCGATTGGAAAGTTGGTTGGTACATTTGAGTCGGAGAATCGTATTACGTGCCTAACTGGGTATGTGATGATTCCTAGGCCAGAGGGGGCAGAGGATAgcgaggatgaggttgaggttgtggagagtgaggaggaagaggatgatgatagtgaggaggatgagtAGTGTAAATGTTACAATACCAGATGTTACTATTGCGTGGATAAGAATATGCTGCTATACTTAAGCGTGTTTCTGAAAATTCATGTATTCGGTTGGATTTACAGATCTGGAAGTGCTATAAAGGAGAAACACTTCTACGTCAACATTATGCCCAACAAGTGAGGCACATTATGGCGGCGAATATTTGAAACAAAGGGGGAAGTTCTCCTTTTTTACCTAATATTCCTCAAGATTTAGCGTTGTATCCCCTTGGATTGTTGTACAGATGCCTTTACCTTGCCATGCACTTGCCAGTGCGGACATGGTGCTAGCGTTGTGTTGTAATTTCGCGGGCCGGTGGGTGGTTAAAATATATCAATTTACGGGCCGTCGCCATATAATTACATACATGTACTAGGCTCTATTGTTCTCGGACGATTGCCACGAGGCAAGTTGTGTCATATAATCATTAAAAGTCGTCAGACATTGACCACAATGGCATTTGTTGCGACATGATAGGTGCCAGCCATTTACATTACTGTGCTGAgagttgtggtggttggagaGTGCACATGTGTCTGATTACTTGGTGGTTGGTGAGGTTCTACGGGTCAACGATAGATGTAAACGGAAACCCGTCATTCTGGACTCATTGGTGAACTTGTTGCCCCGGATGTGGCACAAGGAGCCACTGAGGGGCAGTTACACATGTGCAGTTGAACAGCGAGGGAGTAAACGCCGGACCAGACCTCGCCAGGACTCATTCCAGCTgattgacatcaaattggaATATTGCCAGGAAGCTCGAGGTGTCAAAACAGCCACAATCAAGCCGTACAGCCACTGATCTGCTGTTGTCTCTTCAACAAGGTCCAACCACGCACCACGAGACACTCAGGGAGCTGCAGTGTCATGCAGCGGCGTCCAATC
Protein-coding sequences here:
- a CDS encoding NAK protein kinase (similar to Coccidioides immitis RS XP_001244416.1), whose amino-acid sequence is MASYGYQAAPHQGSRHAPHAGYAPHAMPSHGAVPAGTFSAGTKIQVGSHRVIIQKYLSEGGFAHVYLVKLSKPIDGTDLAVLKRVAVPDKDTLRGMRTEVETMKRLKGHRPIVTYIDSHASELRGGGYEVFLLMEYCDGGGLIDFMNTRLQHRLTEPEILHIFADIAEGVACMHYLKPALLHRDLKVENVLIVNRGSSKRFKVCDFGSSAPPRPAPTTVVECRLMDEDVQKHTTLQYRAPEMVDVYRKQPLNEKSDIWALGVLLYKLCYYTTPFEDQGQLAILNASFKYPSHPVFSDRLKKLIASMLKENMQSRPNIYQVLKEACAMQGRQVPIHDIYSGQAKTESRPSSQTSPTKTQQGKQGAVVGAVYSPQSQEEQSIPSIVPMRRGRPAASPGPQKQEASRKVTDGDPFAALDANSARKAAVDTDELSSRFPTLDQFSLLHDKGSKFDFDSSARSPQSQNAPAIQHIAERIADEAFASLQKPSVEQTPSSRPHSVTPTTHHPNQSSSPAADRPPSKAPSAPAKAEPNQLSRASSIISSNPELRALSSQSNSKYVSTGTMTSELSSRTPTPQIEKRPEQRGPERTSSHANLDTLPIHARPAHLRQPSLSSRPSLEDQRSQVHTADSALRSGSPLSRPRPASTSFESSTLDFLREKELARSTNLAAQASNQLPQRGGVVTQQDKTDAKTRVDEDLLLDIADSPVTTRDEQADISRRSTVAAAAPKKLAGKFGDAFNRFEGSTPREASAKTQPESSQKATARSDNTAAPRPDPAVGGPSTNALIDIDEDNMTPEMRRELERQKLEEEEQRVAAAQAEYRNRAVSSGKPVPGPKNVSGTPRTTSTIQSRVQSLLSEDQKPSNVQRTAHGYGKYTDDQPGGSPSPKPVSTITRKPVATKPKAGIPLNGTGSTVTTSYSMPAPSQPKSTGTKPPAPKKKPTHLNSFPTGARPPSPVQHNQTAQSEIAMDLPGQPVLEMSAQDKQDYIEDFTKRFPSLSSIEMESQRGRGIGPRQ
- a CDS encoding MAK11-like protein (similar to Verticillium alfalfae VaMs.102 XP_003002445.1), which gives rise to MAKRKRQAVNGSEPRVADAAPSKKSKATAPTTKSKPSRSLQPETLQIVVGSYDQVLHGLTATVSNEKAEFADTFLFNAHNSAIRCVAVSPPSAPVPGQTQKVLLASGSTDERINIFNLSAHPPSRKNQDLLAKVAPRPILENPKNRELGTLLHHTSTVTALRFPSRSKLLTASEDSTIAVARTRDWSVLSTIKAPIPQPQGRPSGDTAPFGGTPSGVNDFAIHPSMKLMISVSKGEKCMRLWNLVTGKKAGVLGFSRDMLYEIGEGRHSTGEGRKVVWGNVDGADEFAVGFDRDVVAFGMDSVPKCRVMTGQRTKVHQFTYLTADETSLLAVSTEDGRILFFSTKEDDLSPPEEANGKKGTLPNAKLVGFVGGKPEGVSGRIKDIVVLPSTLNEGVLYLVGASSEGKIRVWTLQAKKLAAAATKGNAAEKPIGKLVGTFESENRITCLTGYVMIPRPEGAEDSEDEVEVVESEEEEDDDSEEDE